A genomic region of Caulobacter vibrioides contains the following coding sequences:
- a CDS encoding nicotinate-nucleotide adenylyltransferase, producing MWFAGPARLVPEAGRPNAQRLGFHLEPGMRVGLFGGSFNPAHEGHAHVAETAMRRLELDRVIWLVSPQNPLKPVHETRPLAERMANARRWARGSGMIVSDAETRLGSQYTIDTLRVLRARYPGVKFVWVMGADSLATFHRWRGWTQIMREVPVAVISRPWIALKARTSPAARRFAFARWPASAAAKLPDAKSPAWVYLTGPLNFASSTAMRARQKG from the coding sequence ATGTGGTTCGCGGGACCGGCCAGACTCGTCCCTGAGGCCGGCCGGCCCAACGCTCAGCGTCTGGGGTTCCACCTGGAACCCGGGATGCGCGTCGGGCTGTTCGGCGGCAGCTTCAACCCGGCGCACGAGGGCCACGCCCACGTGGCCGAAACGGCCATGCGCCGTCTGGAGCTGGACCGCGTGATATGGCTGGTCTCGCCGCAGAACCCGCTGAAGCCCGTCCACGAGACCCGCCCCCTAGCCGAGCGGATGGCCAACGCCCGCCGCTGGGCGCGCGGGTCGGGCATGATCGTCTCCGACGCCGAGACGCGGCTCGGCTCGCAATACACGATCGACACCCTGCGCGTGCTGCGAGCCCGCTATCCGGGCGTGAAGTTCGTCTGGGTCATGGGCGCCGACAGCCTGGCGACCTTCCACCGCTGGCGCGGCTGGACCCAGATCATGCGGGAAGTCCCGGTGGCGGTGATCTCGCGACCTTGGATCGCCTTGAAGGCCCGCACCTCGCCGGCCGCCCGCCGCTTCGCCTTCGCCCGCTGGCCCGCCAGCGCCGCGGCCAAGTTGCCGGACGCCAAATCGCCCGCCTGGGTCTATCTGACGGGACCGCTGAACTTCGCCTCCTCCACGGCGATGCGGGCGCGGCAGAAGGGCTGA
- the rsfS gene encoding ribosome silencing factor codes for MRSDPAQSAHEGPAGAESSTESPGLSPVFDVKALERLILDRLDDDKAQDIVHIDLTDKSSVADSLIVASGRSHRHVGALADHILRALKENGFGKARVEGLPHCDWVLIDAGDVVVHLFRPEVRSFYNIEKIWAVDAPHRTAAN; via the coding sequence CTGCGTAGCGACCCCGCGCAAAGTGCGCACGAAGGCCCGGCCGGCGCCGAGTCCTCGACTGAATCCCCCGGCCTGAGTCCGGTTTTTGACGTGAAGGCGCTGGAGCGCCTGATCCTTGACCGCCTTGACGACGACAAGGCGCAGGACATCGTCCACATCGACCTGACGGACAAGAGCTCGGTCGCCGACAGCCTGATCGTGGCGTCGGGCCGTTCGCACCGTCACGTCGGCGCTCTGGCCGACCATATCCTGCGCGCCCTGAAGGAAAACGGCTTCGGCAAGGCGCGGGTCGAAGGCCTGCCGCACTGCGACTGGGTGCTGATCGACGCCGGTGACGTCGTCGTGCACCTGTTCCGTCCCGAAGTGCGCAGCTTCTACAACATCGAAAAGATCTGGGCGGTCGACGCCCCGCACCGCACCGCGGCGAACTGA